Below is a genomic region from Helianthus annuus cultivar XRQ/B chromosome 2, HanXRQr2.0-SUNRISE, whole genome shotgun sequence.
ACAATCGTGACATTTAAATTCGAAGTCCTTGTATTAAAATTTAACCTAAAATTGACGCcgaacaaaaacaagcaaaacctAGTTGCTCGGTTGTAAACCAAGCGAGTTCGAGCAACATTTTCGGCTTGTTTCCTTAAATTCGAATAGAGCCGAGCCGCTCGGTTTCAATTCGAGCAGAGTATGAGCAGACGCGCGCTCGGTTCGGCTTAGCTCATGAACAACCCTAATCACCTCAGTGTTTGCTGTCGGGTGCCTTGGATTTTCGCTTTCTCTGTTAGGCATATCTTGGAGGTTCGTAATGTGGCTAAGTTGGGGGAGTGGGAGAAGGTGGCGTTTAAAGGAACTGAGATTATTGTTTGTTGGAGGATTTAGAATGCTAGATGATGTGCAATAAGTAGttcaaataaataaactaaaataaacCTAAATTTAGACTCAAGTAATAATAATCTAGACTCTCTAATTTGACTAAAatactcaccggcaagtgaaccggtcCACTCTAGCAAAGAAAAgcaagtccggatgtcgaacccacaaggactctaattaATCACGTTAAAGACTTTATTTAGACTTGACACTGACACGACTTAACTATTGTTGtgttttaggggggggggggtttactaaaatcctagaattgaaattaaaataaaactaGACTATGAAACGAACAAGAACTAAGGTTTAATTCAAATGAGATTAACGATTACCTAggcttgaatccagtttaactaggAATGGATTTCTAATGATACTACTGTGGTATGGAATCGGGATCGTAAAGTACTAAACCCTAAGgtatttgtaggatcgtttgacgacctaacgagtcgatcagaagagtgctcagactgaatcagaggcggaattcattgattcagtctttgtttagcttgatttcactaatttgtctctgtttatAGCACTTTATAACaatttacaagctctggagacgatttggcagggcttcgccgtaccaTACAAGACCCCAACTCCCTCCTTCTAGATTCGCTCATGTGACCCTTATATAGGGCAtggaggttcgcttatgtgtcatatgtacatatgagcggacctcatatgtacatataagcggatcTCCTCACCaatgtccatatgagcggacctccactctaattacatacattctcatattttctcgtacaatatgccctaatctaacattctaagactaagacttgatccaagacgaaatcaacagatgtagtacaccaacaaactccccctcagatgttgatggagtcgttcatcaaGTCTTTGGCAACTTCATGTCTgtacttcttcagtcttgatcagtctctgagCTTCTCTTTACCTATCTTGGACTCGAACGAGGATGTAGTCGACAGActactgcactaacaaactcccccttggatgttgacggaatctttagtgagagtcttcaacatgacagcttcaatcttgatcggtcttcttcaggaatttctcctggaatcatgtacccggatctttctctggctctaactctcgtcagactccccctgtcatcatgctgggatcgctgtctggaatttgttatcacctttGAAATTATATCCTGGTCTTTTTCTCTGTTCAGCTCAAACACCTACACAAATCTCAAACACTATTAAgaacaaacaatattgtgattcatctaaatgaatcaactaatcatttgagaaaactatgaagaacaatttgcaggttaattttcaattttaaacttcaagttaatgaaccatttAGACATTTCAAAATCTTCACATTTTCACACATTTTCTCTCCCAAatcacaagttcaacatgttaaGCACTTGAAAtgttgaaaatcagcttttcacaatcagttgtcgaaaatctttttggagtttTTAAATTTCatacaaaaatacaatatttttggatttttgaataagaTGAAATACTGAAATGAACTAtatacaaacactatttttgagagattgtgcaagaggatcatatcagtttttgagacacatcaccaacaccgttgatcttgattaatcagtatattttaaaacaaatttacttctgattgtcagtatttttgtccacttaaacctctacacaagtttTCAATTGATCCAAGATATGTATTTAATGttttagcacttaaacttattcgagtgtccaacctcttgaatatactcccgtatccagatcccaatgttcattcttacaggtgagtatactacacatgatatctgtatataatttAAGGGGTATGCGAGGACTGAGGGAAAATCGGACCCCTCACCTAAGAACACCTCTAACAACCTACCCTTCTCTCCCTCtctaatttagacgaaataatgacgGGAAAATCGGACCCCTCACCTAAGAACACATACTCTAAGTGGGATGGGAGAACTTTTAGTTCTAGTGGGGCGGGTTTCTCTAAGGGTGTACTCTCAAACTCGCTTTTTACTTCGCTCAACTCTAGCCCTTCGGGGGGTACTCGGTCTCTTCTACTTCCTCACTCTCACTCACAACCTCCTCTACCTTCTCAACTACCTCATCTAACTTACTCTCAACTAAATCGGCTccactaatatagtcaaagcaatggtcaacacacgataagaaagactctatgaaatagaccgaatgacaaggactactaagattatcggaaccactagggtgttccatggagcgtgctatctcgaaagtAACTCTCTCCTCACCAACTTGGAGTGTGATTTTACCGTCGAAGACATCGATGATAGCCTTGGCGGTACACAGGAATGGGCGTCCTAGAATGATAGGAACCTTCTCAtcggcttccatatcaagaacgacAAAGTCTACGGGAAAGACGAATTTATCCACTTTAACTAGAAGGTTTTCGATTATGCCACGTGGATACTTCACTGATCTATCGGCTAGAGACAAAGACATACGTGTAGGGGATaactctcctagacctaaccTCTCGTACATGGAATATGGCATTAGGTTTATACTTGCTCCTAAATCGGTtagggccctacactcggtatcactccTAAACAAACATGGAATGGGCaaaaggcccggatccgtcaatttttccggGACCTTGTTCAAGACTACGGCGGAGCACCCTCCACTAAGGGGAatgttagaaacctctcctaacctatccttaCGTTTTAGAAGGTCCtttaaaaattttggatattTAGGCATCGATTGGAGGGCTTCTATGAAAGGAAGGTTGATTCTAAGCTGCTTAAAGATTTCTAAAAATTTCCCGTACTCTTTGGAATAAGTTTGGTTTTTAAGACGGGCGCCTCCATTTGAACCTCTTCATCTACGGGATCCTCATCTTCTATCTCAACACTCTCGGGTCTCACCACCTCTCCTAAGGTCCTACCACTACGAGTCGAAATTGCCTTCAAAGTGCAAGATGGGTTGGGCTTTGTATTTCCCAAAAATTGACAgggaggtcgttcttgcaactggcatgcaatatccccaacttgcctttgaaggtcTAAGAAATTTGAATGGTTATTCTTTAGGAATGTAGCGTGTTCTTCTAAGGTAcgttgggtagcctgatccttaaccacTAGCTGGGTaagaaggtcctctatcctagaTAGACTACTATTTGACCCCTCATTCCtaggttgaacctcttggtttgacccctcacctctAAACTGTGCAcctgaacctgaactagcaaattgacctgtttgacccgaaCCCCCACTAGAATAGAAACCTGCCCCCCTGCTTTGATATTGACCTGATGGAAAACCAGGGGGTTACCTGAAGAGCGATAATTAttagcacgccaattagagttactattgCTAAACGGGTTAGTTTGACCCTTATTTTGACCTGCTATATACTCTACCTATTCTAGGGTAAGTGTTGGGCAATCTACGGTGTCATGACCACCTCTACAAACTTCGCACCTATCGaccttcttcttaatttctagcaactctttggtgatatagtcaagTTGAGATGCTACCTTTGAGTCCGAGACGACTTGGTTTACTCCTCGAGAAGATGAGGAAGTAGtcacaggattggaattcctgctggtagcactatgatctatatcagcatgagcgaagctctcaaaga
It encodes:
- the LOC110889447 gene encoding uncharacterized protein LOC110889447, producing the protein MPKYPKFLKDLLKRKDRLGEVSNIPLSGGCSAVVLNKVPEKLTDPGLLPIPCLFRSDTECRALTDLGASINLMPYSMYERLGLGELSPTRMSLSLADRSVKYPRGIIENLLVKVDKFVFPVDFVVLDMEADEKVPIILGRPFLCTAKAIIDVFDGKITLQVVESKLDEVVEKVEEVVSESEEVEETEYPPKG